A genomic stretch from Pseudomonas mendocina includes:
- a CDS encoding class II glutamine amidotransferase: MCELLGMSANVPTDIVFSFTGLMQRGGRTGPHRDGWGIGFYEGPGLRLFQDPRASSESEVAQLVQRYPIKSEVVIGHIRQANVGRVCLANTHPFVREMWGRNWCFAHNGQLAGFTPQLDNYWPVGDTDSESAFCDLLNRLRREFPQPVEVEALLPTLIEACARYRAFGVFNCLLSDGDWLFSFCSSKLAYITRRAPFGPAHLKDADVQVDFQSETTPNDVVTVMATEPLTDNEHWTRYAPGEWRLWRGGECIAQGIAT; encoded by the coding sequence ATGTGTGAATTACTGGGCATGAGTGCCAATGTGCCAACTGACATCGTGTTCAGTTTTACCGGTCTGATGCAGCGGGGAGGACGAACGGGCCCGCACCGAGATGGATGGGGCATCGGGTTTTACGAGGGGCCGGGTCTTCGTCTGTTCCAAGATCCGCGCGCCAGCAGTGAGTCTGAGGTGGCTCAGTTGGTACAGCGCTACCCCATCAAGAGTGAAGTAGTCATCGGCCATATCCGCCAGGCAAATGTGGGGCGCGTTTGCCTGGCCAATACCCACCCGTTTGTTCGCGAGATGTGGGGGCGAAACTGGTGTTTCGCCCATAATGGTCAGTTGGCTGGGTTTACCCCGCAGCTCGACAATTACTGGCCAGTGGGGGACACCGACAGTGAGTCGGCATTTTGTGACCTGCTTAATCGTCTACGCAGAGAGTTCCCACAACCGGTCGAAGTTGAGGCATTGTTGCCGACTTTGATTGAAGCCTGTGCCCGTTACCGCGCCTTCGGTGTCTTTAATTGTCTGCTCAGTGATGGTGATTGGCTGTTCAGCTTCTGCTCAAGCAAGTTGGCGTATATCACCCGGCGGGCACCGTTTGGCCCTGCACATTTAAAGGATGCAGATGTGCAGGTCGATTTTCAGTCTGAAACAACCCCCAATGATGTTGTGACCGTTATGGCCACCGAGCCATTGACCGACAACGAACATTGGACTCGCTACGCGCCTGGAGAATGGCGCCTGTGGCGGGGGGGAGAATGCATCGCACAGGGAATTGCCACATAG
- a CDS encoding RNA methyltransferase — MANKRYSCIGLYNPKSPENVGAVMRAAGCYGVASVFYTGKRYERARDFVTDTKRIYMDIPLIGVEDLKQIIPLGCTPVAVELVDGARPLPDYTHPDRAIYIFGPEDGSLNEEIRSWCEDVVYIPTEGCMNLAATVNVVLYDRMAKGLNTRSGPKFK; from the coding sequence GTGGCAAACAAACGATACAGTTGCATAGGCTTATACAATCCCAAGTCGCCGGAAAATGTCGGTGCCGTTATGCGTGCAGCTGGCTGTTATGGCGTGGCCTCGGTTTTTTATACGGGCAAACGCTATGAGCGCGCCCGCGACTTTGTCACCGACACCAAGCGTATCTATATGGATATCCCTCTGATCGGTGTTGAGGACCTCAAACAGATCATTCCACTGGGTTGTACACCAGTTGCCGTTGAGCTGGTGGACGGCGCCCGCCCCTTGCCTGATTACACCCATCCGGACCGGGCGATTTATATCTTCGGCCCGGAGGATGGCTCGCTGAATGAAGAAATCCGCTCGTGGTGTGAAGATGTCGTGTACATCCCCACCGAAGGCTGTATGAACCTAGCTGCAACGGTTAACGTGGTGCTGTATGACCGTATGGCTAAAGGCCTGAACACCCGCTCAGGCCCTAAGTTCAAATAA
- a CDS encoding YcgN family cysteine cluster protein, whose translation MAAKVEPFWKRKTLDQLDQDEWESLCDGCGLCCLQKLEDEDDGSVYYTRIACKLLDLETCRCKDYSNRRKFVPDCIQLTPAQADSFQWLPPTCAYRLVSEGKDLLIWHHLVCGDPDQVHKQRISQAGRMLSESSVAEEDWEDHMIFRAG comes from the coding sequence ATGGCCGCAAAAGTCGAACCTTTCTGGAAACGTAAAACCCTTGATCAGCTCGATCAGGATGAGTGGGAGTCCCTCTGTGACGGCTGTGGCTTGTGCTGCTTGCAAAAGCTAGAGGATGAGGATGACGGTAGCGTCTACTACACCCGCATTGCGTGCAAGTTGCTGGATCTGGAAACATGCCGCTGCAAGGATTACAGCAATCGCCGTAAGTTTGTGCCAGATTGTATTCAGCTCACACCGGCTCAGGCGGATAGCTTCCAGTGGCTGCCGCCGACCTGCGCATATCGACTGGTAAGTGAAGGCAAAGACTTGCTGATTTGGCACCACCTGGTTTGTGGAGATCCGGATCAGGTACATAAGCAACGTATTTCCCAAGCTGGGCGCATGCTCAGTGAATCCAGCGTGGCGGAAGAAGATTGGGAAGATCACATGATTTTCCGCGCCGGTTGA
- the rnd gene encoding ribonuclease D translates to MAIEIQWVGDNTSLAQHCAKWRTLPFVALDTEFMRVDTFYPIAGLLQVSDGACAYLIDPLLISDWQPFAALLTDTHVVKVVHACSEDLEVFQRLTGSLPTPLFDTQLAAGYLNIGFSMGYSRLVQSVLNIELPKGETRSDWLQRPLSDTQISYAAEDVLHLAELYPRLKKQLSEEKYAWVLEDGAELVSHLCREVHPELAYRDAKLAWKLSRQQLAVLRALCSWREEQARSRNQPRNRVLRENSLWPIARTQPDNLVSLARIEDMHPRTVRQDGDFLLQLIKQAAASPASEWPEALPEPLPIEASGVLKKLRAIGLREGERLNIAPELMLRKKTLESLLKSGYPNGPYQLPDSLKGWRRELMGQALLNCLGTAGESV, encoded by the coding sequence GTGGCGATTGAAATCCAATGGGTTGGTGATAACACCAGCCTTGCGCAGCATTGTGCCAAGTGGCGAACGCTGCCGTTTGTTGCGCTGGACACCGAGTTCATGCGCGTCGATACCTTTTACCCAATTGCCGGTTTGCTACAGGTCAGCGATGGCGCGTGTGCCTATCTGATTGATCCGCTGCTGATTAGCGACTGGCAGCCCTTTGCGGCCTTACTGACAGATACTCATGTCGTTAAAGTTGTACATGCCTGCAGTGAGGATCTTGAGGTTTTCCAGCGCCTCACCGGTAGCCTGCCAACTCCGCTATTTGACACTCAACTTGCCGCTGGCTACCTCAATATCGGCTTTTCTATGGGCTATTCGCGCCTTGTTCAAAGCGTGCTGAATATCGAGTTGCCCAAAGGGGAAACCCGTTCGGACTGGTTGCAGCGTCCTTTGTCTGACACACAGATCAGCTATGCCGCTGAAGATGTGTTGCACCTTGCTGAGCTGTATCCTCGCTTGAAAAAACAGCTCAGCGAGGAGAAGTATGCATGGGTGCTGGAGGATGGCGCCGAGTTGGTGAGTCATCTGTGTCGAGAGGTGCATCCAGAGTTGGCGTATCGCGATGCTAAGTTGGCGTGGAAGCTATCCCGTCAGCAGCTGGCAGTCCTACGTGCATTGTGCAGTTGGCGTGAAGAGCAGGCGCGTAGCCGTAATCAGCCGCGCAATCGGGTGTTGCGTGAAAACTCCCTGTGGCCGATTGCCAGAACCCAGCCGGACAACCTGGTCTCCTTAGCGCGTATTGAAGACATGCATCCAAGAACGGTTAGGCAGGATGGCGACTTCTTGCTGCAGCTGATCAAACAGGCTGCAGCATCACCTGCCTCTGAGTGGCCAGAAGCATTGCCCGAACCCCTGCCAATAGAGGCTTCTGGAGTCCTTAAAAAGCTGCGCGCAATCGGTTTGCGTGAGGGCGAGAGGCTGAATATTGCGCCAGAACTAATGCTGCGCAAGAAAACCCTGGAAAGCCTGCTGAAGAGCGGTTACCCGAATGGGCCGTACCAATTGCCTGATTCCCTCAAGGGCTGGCGACGTGAATTGATGGGCCAAGCGCTGCTGAACTGCCTTGGTACTGCTGGAGAGTCCGTTTGA
- a CDS encoding DUF2937 family protein — translation MFISYLRMVLFALGLLVGIQVPGFIDDYQKRVEAQLLESEKGLEGFRKTAKRFFKGDLVALVGHYAQSADPVMRSDAASLSELVDRVTFLKRESIAMHGPWYSQTWHLIINADQELMSETLKAYRYQVLFAPEVIAWGLAGALLLALLVEGGLLMIVALLGQGTTRRTQQKHWR, via the coding sequence ATGTTCATCAGTTATTTGCGAATGGTGTTATTCGCACTGGGGCTCTTAGTCGGCATACAGGTGCCAGGTTTTATAGACGATTACCAAAAGCGAGTTGAGGCTCAACTCCTGGAGTCCGAAAAAGGCCTAGAAGGCTTCCGCAAAACGGCAAAACGATTTTTTAAAGGCGACTTGGTTGCGCTGGTTGGCCATTATGCGCAAAGCGCTGATCCGGTCATGCGCAGCGATGCAGCTAGTTTGAGCGAGCTGGTAGACCGCGTTACATTTCTCAAGCGCGAAAGCATCGCGATGCACGGGCCGTGGTACAGCCAGACTTGGCATCTGATCATCAATGCTGATCAAGAACTGATGAGTGAAACCCTGAAAGCCTATCGTTACCAGGTCCTGTTTGCGCCAGAAGTGATCGCTTGGGGATTGGCAGGTGCATTGTTACTGGCGTTGCTGGTTGAGGGGGGGCTGCTGATGATCGTGGCGTTGCTGGGGCAGGGCACAACCCGCCGCACACAGCAGAAACATTGGCGTTAA
- a CDS encoding MFS transporter produces the protein MTENDYLLAWGIYLIAAFGCLLVGFRMTSWMWRYLREPLRVVVFVLLFSPTLVDPGQDKLAPSIAIAAMDLLLGVGSNAWRAIADLSMYGLIVFGLYLLFVMVRWPIERWWNGRRGYEPIAEDEPTLREMMSSRDETDDYRDDDYPRRHGSRVEPRL, from the coding sequence ATGACTGAAAACGACTACCTGCTTGCCTGGGGGATCTACCTGATCGCGGCGTTTGGCTGCTTGCTGGTTGGTTTCCGTATGACCAGCTGGATGTGGCGCTATTTGCGTGAGCCTTTGCGGGTAGTGGTGTTTGTTCTGCTATTCAGCCCAACACTGGTTGACCCAGGGCAGGACAAACTGGCGCCGTCAATTGCCATTGCTGCTATGGATCTGCTCTTAGGGGTGGGCAGCAATGCCTGGCGCGCGATTGCTGATTTGAGCATGTATGGTTTGATCGTGTTTGGCCTGTATCTGCTATTTGTCATGGTGCGCTGGCCGATTGAACGCTGGTGGAACGGCCGCAGAGGCTATGAGCCAATCGCTGAGGATGAACCCACCTTGCGGGAGATGATGTCCAGTCGGGACGAAACAGACGATTATCGTGATGATGATTATCCGCGTCGTCACGGCTCACGGGTCGAACCGCGACTGTAA
- a CDS encoding GFA family protein yields the protein MHSGSCLCNAVQYQISSPLTSATHCHCSQCRKGHGAAFASYASALRENFNITAGQDFIVRYEPSPGVTRSFCQRCGATLLWESDNERPEWLAIALGTLDTPLGIIPQKHIYTDDKADWYHIADNLPREGRS from the coding sequence ATGCATAGTGGAAGTTGTTTGTGTAATGCGGTGCAGTACCAAATCAGCAGCCCGCTCACTTCTGCTACGCATTGCCATTGCAGCCAATGCCGTAAGGGGCATGGTGCCGCTTTCGCCAGTTATGCCAGTGCCCTGCGTGAAAACTTCAATATTACTGCCGGGCAGGATTTTATAGTGCGCTATGAGCCCTCGCCCGGCGTTACCCGAAGTTTTTGCCAGCGTTGTGGCGCTACCCTGTTGTGGGAGAGCGACAATGAGCGACCTGAATGGTTGGCCATTGCGCTGGGGACACTGGATACGCCCTTAGGCATCATCCCTCAGAAACACATTTATACCGACGACAAAGCCGATTGGTACCACATCGCCGACAATCTGCCGCGCGAAGGTCGCTCCTGA
- a CDS encoding D-2-hydroxyacid dehydrogenase: MRLLIAERQHQIYADYVRQQVPYLDVFASDDPATLCQQAGNCTIWLGQPDLLAGLLRQGHKPDWLQSTWAGIKPLLATDLPHDYQLTRAVGIFGQVMAEFMLCHMLAHQRQLAQQWQEQRERHWNNRSPQSLAGRRVLIVGTGDIGLRVAQFLAPFGLKLTGIASSARQLPPFERVGDLRDLPTFAAETDFLINLLPDTDDTHDLYDEALFACMQPHALFINAGRGGAVVDSDLVAALQQGQLAGAVIDVCRQEPLLTEHPFWNTPNLLLTGHSSAPTDPHLMAKLFIDNLRCYQSAKPLMGRVDFSRGY; encoded by the coding sequence TTGCGCCTGTTGATTGCCGAGCGCCAGCACCAGATTTACGCGGACTACGTGCGTCAGCAGGTACCGTATCTTGATGTGTTTGCCAGTGATGATCCTGCCACGTTGTGTCAGCAGGCTGGCAACTGCACGATCTGGCTAGGTCAGCCTGACCTGTTGGCGGGCCTGCTGCGTCAGGGACATAAGCCCGACTGGCTGCAATCGACGTGGGCGGGCATCAAGCCCTTATTGGCTACTGATTTGCCACACGACTACCAACTAACGCGAGCTGTTGGAATTTTTGGGCAGGTAATGGCTGAGTTCATGCTTTGTCATATGCTCGCCCATCAGCGTCAACTGGCCCAGCAATGGCAGGAACAGCGTGAGCGCCACTGGAACAACCGATCACCGCAAAGCCTTGCTGGGCGTCGCGTATTGATTGTCGGTACAGGGGATATTGGCCTGCGCGTAGCGCAGTTTCTTGCGCCGTTCGGGTTGAAGTTAACCGGTATAGCCAGCAGCGCTCGCCAACTGCCGCCTTTTGAGCGAGTTGGTGACTTACGGGATTTACCAACATTTGCCGCTGAGACTGATTTTTTGATCAATCTGCTGCCGGATACCGACGATACACACGACCTGTATGACGAAGCGCTGTTTGCTTGCATGCAGCCTCACGCGCTGTTTATCAATGCCGGGAGGGGGGGCGCTGTGGTCGATTCAGATTTGGTTGCGGCGTTGCAGCAAGGCCAGTTGGCAGGCGCTGTCATCGACGTGTGCAGGCAAGAACCCCTGCTAACTGAGCACCCATTCTGGAACACGCCTAATCTGCTATTAACCGGCCACAGTTCTGCGCCGACCGATCCACATCTCATGGCTAAGCTGTTCATTGACAACCTGCGCTGCTACCAGTCTGCCAAGCCATTGATGGGGCGGGTGGACTTTAGTCGCGGTTATTGA
- a CDS encoding YcgL domain-containing protein yields MKQICSIYKSPRKNEMYLYVLRSEGLSRVPEALLNVFGKPALAMELVLTPERQLAREDINKVLENLKEQGFHLQMPPQEDEYIEHLPDELLCRNDPV; encoded by the coding sequence TTGAAACAGATTTGCTCAATCTACAAAAGCCCGCGTAAGAACGAAATGTACTTGTACGTACTGCGCAGCGAGGGTTTGTCCCGTGTGCCCGAAGCTTTGTTGAATGTCTTCGGCAAACCCGCACTGGCCATGGAATTGGTATTGACGCCGGAGCGCCAGTTAGCACGTGAGGATATCAATAAGGTGCTCGAAAACCTGAAAGAACAGGGCTTTCATCTGCAGATGCCTCCTCAAGAGGATGAATACATTGAGCACTTGCCTGACGAACTGCTCTGCCGCAACGATCCTGTTTGA
- a CDS encoding SMP-30/gluconolactonase/LRE family protein: protein MRKLLALLLLLIVAVALCLGLSSSPIQPLSWDAPAPPPLTGTLEPNDTLMKAELIAKGQIEGPEDTAVDTDGRLYTGLHNGQIVRIGADGSIEVFADTKGRPLGMDFDTSGHLIVADAYQGLLSIDQQGTISVLTREAEGVAFKFTDDLDIASDGTIYFSDASSRFEQPDYLLDLLEARPHGRLLSYNPKTKETRVLLKDLYFANGVALSANEDFVLVNETYRYRITRYWLKGEKTGSHDIFIDNLPGLPDNLQGDRQGTFWVALPSPRKADADWLHRNPWVKAQLAKLPRSLWPKATPYGLVIALNEKGEIIQSLHDTSGSHLRMITSAKPVGDYLYFGSLDNDRIGKLKIR from the coding sequence ATGCGAAAGCTACTTGCCCTACTTCTGTTGTTAATTGTTGCGGTTGCTCTTTGCCTAGGCTTGAGCAGCAGCCCGATCCAGCCCCTTAGCTGGGATGCACCAGCGCCCCCACCACTGACTGGTACGCTGGAACCCAACGACACCCTCATGAAGGCTGAGTTGATTGCTAAGGGACAGATCGAGGGTCCGGAGGACACGGCGGTAGATACTGATGGGCGCCTGTATACAGGGCTGCATAACGGACAGATCGTTCGCATAGGCGCGGATGGCTCGATCGAAGTCTTTGCCGACACCAAGGGCCGGCCCCTGGGTATGGATTTCGATACCAGCGGCCACCTGATCGTAGCTGATGCCTATCAGGGGCTACTGAGTATTGATCAACAGGGCACTATCAGCGTGCTGACGCGTGAAGCGGAAGGCGTTGCGTTCAAATTCACTGATGATCTGGACATTGCCAGTGATGGGACCATTTATTTCAGCGACGCAAGCTCACGCTTCGAACAACCCGACTACCTCCTTGATCTGCTAGAAGCACGACCACATGGCAGGCTGCTTAGCTATAACCCGAAAACCAAAGAAACCCGTGTCCTGCTCAAGGATCTTTATTTCGCCAATGGCGTAGCGCTTTCAGCCAACGAAGACTTTGTTCTGGTCAACGAAACCTACCGCTACCGCATCACCCGTTACTGGCTTAAAGGTGAGAAAACCGGCAGCCACGACATTTTCATCGACAACCTTCCTGGCCTACCAGACAACCTCCAAGGTGATCGTCAAGGCACATTCTGGGTTGCTCTGCCGTCTCCACGTAAAGCGGATGCCGACTGGCTGCATCGAAATCCTTGGGTCAAAGCCCAACTGGCCAAACTCCCGCGCAGCTTATGGCCTAAGGCAACACCCTATGGGCTGGTAATTGCGCTAAACGAAAAGGGTGAAATTATTCAAAGCCTGCATGACACCAGTGGCAGCCACTTACGCATGATTACTTCAGCCAAACCGGTCGGAGACTACCTCTATTTCGGTAGTCTGGATAATGATCGAATCGGTAAACTCAAAATCCGTTAA
- a CDS encoding VWA domain-containing protein — protein sequence MLLNLFNEMRAAKVPVSVRELLDLINALKHNVVFANMDEFYYLSRAILVKDERHFDKFDRAFGAYFKGLENLDQHIEALIPDEWLRKEFERSLTDEDRAKIESLGGLDKLIEEFKKRLEEQKKRHAGGNKWIGTGGTSPFGSGGYNPEGIRIGDAGKRQGKAVKVWDQREYKNLDDQVELGTRNIKVALRRLRKFARQGAQDEFDLDGTIDHTAKDGGLLNIKMRPERRNTVKLLILFDIGGSMDAHVKACEELFSACKTEFKHMEYFYFHNCVYESVWKNNLRRTSERYSTFDLLHKYGSDWKVVFVGDAAMAPYEITQPGGSVEHWNEEAGYVWIKRFMDKYKKLIWINPYAKDTWGFTASTAIMRELLNDQMYPLTLQGLEDGMKFLSK from the coding sequence ATGCTGCTCAACCTGTTTAATGAAATGCGTGCGGCCAAGGTACCGGTTTCCGTCAGGGAGCTGCTGGACCTGATTAATGCCCTAAAGCATAACGTCGTGTTCGCTAATATGGACGAGTTCTACTACTTGTCCCGCGCGATTCTGGTTAAGGACGAACGTCACTTCGACAAGTTCGACCGAGCCTTTGGCGCCTACTTCAAAGGGCTGGAAAACCTCGATCAGCATATTGAGGCCCTGATCCCGGACGAGTGGCTACGCAAAGAGTTCGAGCGCTCCCTGACTGACGAAGACCGCGCCAAAATCGAATCACTAGGTGGGCTCGATAAGCTGATTGAAGAATTCAAGAAGCGTTTGGAAGAACAGAAAAAACGCCATGCGGGTGGAAACAAGTGGATTGGCACCGGCGGTACCAGCCCGTTCGGTTCCGGCGGTTATAACCCGGAAGGTATTCGTATTGGTGACGCGGGTAAGCGCCAAGGCAAGGCAGTCAAAGTCTGGGACCAGCGCGAATACAAAAATCTCGATGATCAGGTTGAGCTGGGCACCCGCAATATCAAGGTAGCCCTGCGCCGCTTGCGCAAGTTTGCCCGTCAGGGGGCTCAGGACGAGTTTGATCTGGACGGCACCATTGATCACACCGCCAAAGATGGAGGCTTGCTCAACATCAAGATGCGACCCGAGCGACGTAACACGGTCAAACTGCTGATCTTGTTCGACATCGGCGGATCCATGGATGCCCACGTCAAAGCCTGCGAAGAGCTGTTCTCCGCGTGCAAGACCGAGTTCAAACACATGGAGTACTTCTACTTCCATAACTGCGTGTACGAGTCGGTGTGGAAGAACAACTTACGCCGTACCTCAGAACGTTATTCGACCTTCGATCTGCTGCACAAATACGGCTCTGACTGGAAAGTGGTGTTCGTAGGCGATGCAGCCATGGCGCCTTATGAGATCACTCAACCAGGCGGCAGTGTCGAACATTGGAACGAAGAAGCCGGTTACGTCTGGATCAAACGCTTTATGGACAAGTACAAAAAGCTGATCTGGATTAACCCGTATGCCAAAGACACTTGGGGCTTCACCGCTTCTACGGCCATCATGCGTGAACTACTAAATGACCAGATGTACCCGCTGACACTGCAAGGCTTGGAAGACGGTATGAAATTCCTGTCCAAGTAA
- a CDS encoding YajD family HNH nuclease — protein sequence MSSNTATGKLDRILAQAQREREEGYRAKALKMYPHVCGRCAREFSGKRLSELTVHHRDHNHDNNPQDGSNWELLCLFCHDNEHARYTDQQYFSESSTASPQGPQATHKAFADLAALLQKGKQ from the coding sequence ATGAGCAGCAACACCGCAACAGGCAAACTCGACCGCATCCTGGCACAGGCACAGCGCGAACGAGAGGAAGGTTACCGAGCCAAAGCTCTAAAAATGTATCCGCATGTCTGCGGCCGTTGCGCCCGCGAGTTTTCCGGCAAGCGCTTGAGCGAACTCACGGTTCATCACCGTGACCATAACCACGACAACAACCCGCAAGACGGCTCCAATTGGGAGCTGCTGTGCCTGTTCTGCCACGATAATGAGCATGCACGTTACACCGATCAGCAGTATTTCAGCGAGAGCTCCACAGCAAGCCCCCAAGGCCCCCAAGCCACACATAAGGCATTTGCCGACTTGGCTGCTTTGTTACAGAAAGGCAAACAGTAG
- a CDS encoding S9 family peptidase produces the protein MSNAPVARLEAAADPYCWLENRDAAEVLDYLKAENAYLEAQLADEAALREQLFQEIKGRIRETDLGLPSPWGPYLYYHRTTAGDEYPRHYRCKRPHSDSVEIDPSSEELLLDPNALADGGFISVGAFSISPDHQRLAYSLDTSGEEVYELFIKDLSSGKVTALPFANCDGRMTWANDSQTVFFVELDDTHRPYKLFRHTLGEQNAEMIFHETDERFFLSCYRSSSERKLILQLGSKTTTECWVVDADTPEASFTCLAPREEGHEYDADHGKHNGIWTWFIRSNQHGINFAVLTADDATPQREHWQLYRAHDPEVMVDGITLNEQAVVLSLRKGGLPIIEVQPEAAPVYNVHLPDAAYSLFVQDSLEFESPVIRLRYEALNRPAQVRQLQLNDGTQQVLKETPVLGTFNPDDYISQRLWASAGDGTLVPISLVAKRDVLGKPAPLYLYGYGAYGECLDPWFSHARLSLLERGFVFAIAHVRGGGELGEAWYRGGKLEHKQNSFSDFISCAEHLISEGYTDSTQLVISGGSAGGLLIGAVLNRRPDLFAAAIAEVPFVDVLNTMLNPDLPLTVTEYDEWGDPNHPEVFERIKGYAPYENISAQPYPAILAVAGYNDSRVQYWEAAKWVAKLRTKKTDSNLLLLKTELDAGHGGMSGRYQALKDAALEYAFILKCLGFNSF, from the coding sequence ATGTCCAACGCCCCTGTCGCCCGCCTTGAGGCCGCTGCCGATCCTTACTGCTGGTTGGAAAATCGCGATGCGGCCGAGGTGCTTGACTATCTCAAAGCTGAGAACGCCTATCTCGAGGCCCAGCTAGCGGATGAGGCAGCGCTCAGAGAACAGCTGTTTCAGGAGATCAAAGGGCGAATTCGCGAAACCGATCTGGGGCTGCCGTCGCCTTGGGGGCCTTATCTGTATTACCACCGCACCACTGCAGGTGATGAATACCCGCGCCACTATCGATGCAAACGCCCTCACAGTGATTCGGTTGAAATCGACCCATCCAGCGAAGAATTGCTGCTGGACCCCAATGCTTTGGCAGATGGCGGGTTTATCTCGGTTGGGGCATTCAGCATTAGCCCTGATCATCAGCGTCTGGCCTACAGCTTGGATACCAGTGGCGAAGAGGTCTATGAACTATTTATCAAGGATCTGAGTAGCGGCAAGGTGACTGCCCTGCCCTTTGCCAACTGTGATGGCCGCATGACGTGGGCCAACGATAGCCAGACAGTGTTTTTTGTCGAACTGGACGACACCCATCGCCCGTACAAACTGTTCCGCCATACGCTGGGTGAACAGAATGCCGAGATGATTTTCCACGAAACGGATGAGCGTTTTTTTCTGTCTTGCTACCGCAGCAGCTCCGAACGCAAATTGATACTGCAACTAGGTAGCAAGACCACGACCGAATGCTGGGTTGTGGATGCTGATACACCTGAAGCTTCGTTCACCTGCCTCGCCCCACGCGAAGAAGGTCACGAGTACGATGCAGACCACGGTAAGCACAATGGCATTTGGACTTGGTTTATCCGCAGCAATCAACACGGTATCAACTTCGCCGTGCTTACCGCAGATGATGCTACACCGCAGCGCGAACACTGGCAGCTATACCGGGCGCATGATCCGGAGGTAATGGTCGACGGCATCACCCTCAATGAGCAGGCTGTTGTTCTGAGTCTGCGTAAAGGTGGCTTGCCGATCATTGAGGTGCAGCCAGAAGCAGCCCCGGTTTACAACGTACACCTGCCCGACGCCGCCTACAGCCTGTTCGTTCAGGACAGTTTGGAATTCGAAAGTCCGGTGATCCGCCTACGTTATGAGGCGCTCAATCGGCCGGCTCAAGTGCGTCAGCTGCAGTTGAACGATGGGACACAGCAGGTTCTTAAAGAAACCCCAGTTTTGGGGACTTTTAATCCCGATGACTACATCAGCCAGCGCCTCTGGGCTAGCGCCGGGGACGGTACCCTAGTGCCTATCAGCTTGGTGGCCAAACGAGATGTACTAGGCAAACCGGCACCACTTTATCTGTATGGCTACGGCGCCTATGGTGAATGTCTTGACCCATGGTTCTCTCATGCTCGGTTAAGCCTGCTGGAGCGCGGCTTTGTATTTGCTATCGCTCATGTACGTGGCGGTGGTGAACTGGGTGAAGCCTGGTACCGCGGCGGCAAACTGGAGCATAAGCAGAATAGCTTCAGCGACTTTATCAGCTGTGCTGAGCACCTGATCAGTGAGGGCTACACTGACAGCACACAATTGGTTATCAGCGGTGGGAGCGCTGGTGGTTTGCTGATCGGAGCAGTGTTGAACCGACGCCCTGACCTGTTTGCCGCTGCTATCGCAGAAGTACCGTTTGTGGATGTACTCAACACCATGCTCAACCCGGACTTACCACTGACCGTTACTGAATACGATGAATGGGGAGATCCGAATCACCCAGAAGTGTTCGAACGCATCAAGGGCTATGCCCCTTACGAGAACATCAGCGCCCAGCCCTATCCGGCTATTCTGGCCGTTGCCGGTTATAACGATAGCCGAGTGCAATACTGGGAGGCAGCTAAATGGGTGGCAAAATTGCGGACGAAAAAAACCGACAGCAACCTCCTGCTGCTGAAAACTGAACTGGATGCAGGCCATGGAGGAATGAGTGGTCGTTATCAGGCGCTTAAGGATGCAGCGCTGGAATACGCTTTTATCCTTAAATGCTTGGGCTTTAATAGTTTTTAG